From a region of the Hemitrygon akajei chromosome 16, sHemAka1.3, whole genome shotgun sequence genome:
- the LOC140739760 gene encoding phospholipid hydroperoxide glutathione peroxidase GPX4-like, whose protein sequence is MMINRSRHFIKGTLRLAVLTLGRTTMSAQPEDWHKSQSIYEFSAKDIDGNEVSLDKYRGFVCIVTNVASKUGKTSVNYTQFTQMYDQYTEKGLRILAFPCNQFGKQEPGTEEQIKTFANTYNVKFDMYSKIDVNGDKAHLLWKWMKEQPKGKGLMGNAIKWNFTKFLINKEGQVVKRYSPMDDPVAIEKDLPNYL, encoded by the exons ATGATGATCAACCGTAGTCGCCACTTTATCAAGGGAACGTTGCGGTTGGCTGTTTTGACGCTGGGAAGGACGACGATG AGTGCACAACCAGAAGATTGGCACAAGTCCCAATCCATTTATGAATTTAGTGCCAAAGACATAGATGGTAATGAAGTCTCCCTGGACAAATACAG GGGATTTGTCTGCATCGTCACAAATGTGGCCTCCAAATGAGGAAAGACTTCCGTAAACTACACTCAGTTTACTCAGATGTACGATCAGTATACTGAGAAAGGTTTACGGATTCTGGCTTTCCCTTGCAATCAGTTTGGCAAGCAG GAGCCTGGAACTGAGGAACAAATCAAAACTTTTGCCAATACCTACAATGTAAAGTTTGATATGTACAGCAAAATTGATGTAAACGGGGACAAGGCACACCTGCTCTGGAAGTGGATGAAGGAACAGCCCAAAGGAAAGGGGCTGATGGGAAA TGCCATTAAATGGAACTTCACTAAG TTTCTAATTAACAAAGAAGGTCAGGTTGTCAAGAGGTATTCTCCTATGGATGATCCTGTA GCCATTGAAAAAGATCTTCCTAACTACTTATAA